One region of Ananas comosus cultivar F153 linkage group 9, ASM154086v1, whole genome shotgun sequence genomic DNA includes:
- the LOC109715474 gene encoding DNA repair protein RAD51 homolog 3 isoform X3, whose amino-acid sequence MAIIKLLRTAWDMLSEEQMQQHITTGCEDLDHILRGGIHCGEVTEVGGVPGIGKTQLGIQLAVNVQIPVEYGGHGGQAVYIDTEGSFMVERAHQIAEGCINGILDNFTDHDRKILACQEWMQPNSFLSNIFYFRICSYTEQIAVTNYLEKFLKEHKDVKIVVIDSVTFHFRQDFDDLACRTRILSGMSLKLMKLAKTNNLAVVLLNQVTTKYTEGSFHLTLALGDSWSHSCTNRIILYWNANERYAYIDKSPSLPSASAPYSVTSKGIRNSTSHCKRVRMM is encoded by the exons ATGGCCATCATCAAGCTCTTAAGG ACTGCTTGGGACATGCTATCAGAGGAGCAAATGCAGCAACACATCACTACTGGTTGTGAAGATCTTGACCACATACTCCGCGGAGGAATACATTGCGGAGAAGTTACTGAAGTTG GTGGTGTTCCGGGAATTGGTAAAACACAATTAGG GATCCAGCTTGCAGTCAATGTTCAGATTCCAGTTGAATATGGTGGTCATGGTGGGCAAGCAGTTTATATAG ATACCGAAGGCAGCTTTATGGTAGAACGTGCTCACCAAATCGCGGAAGGATGCATCAATGGGATACTAGATAATTTCACAGATCATGATAGAAAGATTTTGGCTTGCCAGGAATGGATGCAACCGAACAGTTTCCTATCTAACATCTTTTACTTCCGCATATGCAGTTACACTGAGCAAATTGCTGTGACAAACTACTTAGAGAAGTTTCTCAAAGAGCATAAAGAT GTAAAGATAGTTGTAATAGATAGTGTGACTTTTCACTTTCGCCAGGATTTTGATGATTTAGCCTGTAGGACGAGGATACTCAGTGGGATGTCTCTGAAATTGATGAAGCTTGCGAAAACAAATAACTTGGCG GTTGTTTTGTTGAACCAAGTAACAACAAAGTATACAGAAGGCTCATTCCACCTAACTCTTGCTCTTG GTGATAGTTGGTCGCACTCATGCACAAACCGCATCATTCTGTATTGGAACGCAAACGAGCGTTACGCATACATCGACAAGTCTCCGTCTCTCCCCTCGGCCTCGGCTCCTTACTCTGTGACGAGCAAAGGGATTCGGAACTCTACTTCGCATTGCAAGCGTGTTAGAATGATGTAA
- the LOC109715474 gene encoding DNA repair protein RAD51 homolog 3 isoform X1: protein MEIANLPISASQRSKLLSAGYATLSSLSSLSPSHLARDLNIELQEALEILKVVSDAADRSKSTDGHHQALKGVQTAWDMLSEEQMQQHITTGCEDLDHILRGGIHCGEVTEVGGVPGIGKTQLGIQLAVNVQIPVEYGGHGGQAVYIDTEGSFMVERAHQIAEGCINGILDNFTDHDRKILACQEWMQPNSFLSNIFYFRICSYTEQIAVTNYLEKFLKEHKDVKIVVIDSVTFHFRQDFDDLACRTRILSGMSLKLMKLAKTNNLAVVLLNQVTTKYTEGSFHLTLALGDSWSHSCTNRIILYWNANERYAYIDKSPSLPSASAPYSVTSKGIRNSTSHCKRVRMM, encoded by the exons atggagatCGCGAATCTCCCCATCTCCGCGTCGCAGCGTTCGAAGCTCCTCTCGGCGGGATACgccaccctctcctctctctcctccctctccccttCTCACCTCGCCCGAg ATCTGAATATAGAGCTTCAGGAAGCACTGGAGATTCTGAAGGTTGTGTCAGACGCCGCCGACAGAAGTAAAAGCACAGATGGCCATCATCAAGCTCTTAAGG GAGTTCAGACTGCTTGGGACATGCTATCAGAGGAGCAAATGCAGCAACACATCACTACTGGTTGTGAAGATCTTGACCACATACTCCGCGGAGGAATACATTGCGGAGAAGTTACTGAAGTTG GTGGTGTTCCGGGAATTGGTAAAACACAATTAGG GATCCAGCTTGCAGTCAATGTTCAGATTCCAGTTGAATATGGTGGTCATGGTGGGCAAGCAGTTTATATAG ATACCGAAGGCAGCTTTATGGTAGAACGTGCTCACCAAATCGCGGAAGGATGCATCAATGGGATACTAGATAATTTCACAGATCATGATAGAAAGATTTTGGCTTGCCAGGAATGGATGCAACCGAACAGTTTCCTATCTAACATCTTTTACTTCCGCATATGCAGTTACACTGAGCAAATTGCTGTGACAAACTACTTAGAGAAGTTTCTCAAAGAGCATAAAGAT GTAAAGATAGTTGTAATAGATAGTGTGACTTTTCACTTTCGCCAGGATTTTGATGATTTAGCCTGTAGGACGAGGATACTCAGTGGGATGTCTCTGAAATTGATGAAGCTTGCGAAAACAAATAACTTGGCG GTTGTTTTGTTGAACCAAGTAACAACAAAGTATACAGAAGGCTCATTCCACCTAACTCTTGCTCTTG GTGATAGTTGGTCGCACTCATGCACAAACCGCATCATTCTGTATTGGAACGCAAACGAGCGTTACGCATACATCGACAAGTCTCCGTCTCTCCCCTCGGCCTCGGCTCCTTACTCTGTGACGAGCAAAGGGATTCGGAACTCTACTTCGCATTGCAAGCGTGTTAGAATGATGTAA
- the LOC109715473 gene encoding probable tRNA N6-adenosine threonylcarbamoyltransferase, mitochondrial: MAASLLASSLSLSRSPPFPLLLLLKKPYLSLSLFPISSPSSSSNPSLLRLHTHRHSLPLALRPRFKPYSSFTSAHDSPERASLGGEDVLVLGIETSCDDTAAAVVRGNGEILSQVVSSQADLLARYGGVAPKMAEEAHALVIDKVVQQALDNANLTEKELSAVAVTIGPGLSLCLRVGVSKARRIAGMFRLPIVGVHHMEAHALVARLVQRDLQFPFLGLLISGGHNLLILAQSLGNYVQLGTTIDDAIGEAYDKTARWLGLDMRKGGGPALEELAREGDANSIKFSIPMRQHKDCNFSYAGLKTQVRMAIESRNLCVDDVPLSAATFDDRKLRADIAASFQRVAVLHLEERCQRAIEWALKIEPSIKCLVVSGGVASNQYVRCRLNHIVEENGLKLVCPPPSLCTDNGVMIAWTGIEHFRLGRYDPPPPPDEAEDAQLDLRPRWPLGEEYSEGRSVARSLKKARIHPSLTSIIRGSAMQQK; the protein is encoded by the exons ATGGCGGCCTCTCTCCTCgcctcatctctctccctctcccgctCTCCACcctttccccttctcctcctcctcaaaaaaccctacctctctctctcactcttccCAATCtcatctccctcctcctcctcaaacccttctcttcttcgCCTCCACACGCACcgccactctctccctctcgctcTCCGTCCCCGCTTCAAACCCTACTCTTCTTTCACCTCCGCTCACGACTCGCCCGAGAGGGCCTCCCTGGGCGGAGAGGATGTGCTTGTTCTCGGCATTGAGACGAGCTGCGACgacaccgccgccgccgtg GTTAGAGGCAATGGGGAGATTCTTAGCCAAGTTGTATCTTCCCAA GCAGATTTGCTTGCACGGTATGGGGGTGTTGCTCCAAAAATGGCTGAAGAAGCACATGCACTAGTTATTGATAAG GTTGTTCAACAAGCACTTGATAACGCAAATCTGACAGAGAAGGAGCTTTCTGCTGTTGCTGTAACTATTGGACCAGGCTTAAGTCTCTGCCTCAGGG TTGGTGTTAGCAAGGCCAGAAGAATAGCTGGAATGTTCAGGTTGCCTATAGTTGGTGTCCATCATATGGAAGCTCATGCATTGGTTGCTAG GCTAGTCCAGAGAGACCTGCAGTTTCCTTTCTTGGGTCTTCTTATTTCAG GTGGACACAACCTTCTCATTCTCGCTCAAAGCCTTGGTAACTATGTTCAACTTGGGACAACAATAGATGATGCGATTGGTGAGGCATATGACAAAACTGCAAGATGGCTCGGCCTCGATATGAGAAAAGGTGGCGGCCCTGCTCTCGAAGAACTTGCTCGCGAAGGTGATGCAAACTCGATCAAGTTTTCA ATTCCTATGAGGCAACATAAGGATTGCAATTTCTCATATGCGGGTCTAAAGACTCAAGTTAGAATGGCTATTGAATCAAGAAATTT ATGCGTAGATGATGTACCTCTTTCTGCTGCAACTTTTGATGACAGAAAATTGAGGGCAGATATTGCTGCCTCTTTTCAG CGAGTTGCTGTATTACATTTGGAGGAGAGATGTCAACGAGCAATTGAATGGGCATTGAAGATTGAACCTTCTATTAAATGTTTG GTAGTTTCAGGAGGTGTGGCATCTAATCAATATGTAAGATGTCGTCTGAATCATATTGTGGAAGAGAATGGCCTAAAACTTGTTTGCCCTCCACCAAGCCTTTGCACTGACAATG GAGTGATGATCGCTTGGACCGGAATCGAACACTTCCGTTTAGGAAGATATGAccctccacctcctcccgaTGAGGCTGAAGACGCCCAg cttGACTTGCGCCCGAGGTGGCCTCTGGGCGAGGAATACTCCGAAGGTAGAAGCGTAGCTCGCTCTCTCAAAAAAGCGCGCATTCATCCGTCGCTCACGTCTATCATCCGAGGCTCTGCCATGCAGCAAAAGTAG
- the LOC109715284 gene encoding 40S ribosomal protein S13 — MGRMHSRGKGISSSALPYKRTPPSWLKISAPEVEENIFKFAKKGLTPSQIGVILRDSHGIPQVKSVTGNKILRILKAHGLAPEIPEDLYHLIKKAVAIRKHLERNRKDKDSKFRLILVESRIHRLARYYKRTKKLPPVWKYESTTASTLVA, encoded by the exons ATGGGGCGTATGCACAGTCGCGG GAAGGGTATCTCCTCTTCGGCGCTCCCCTACAAGAGGACTCCTCCGAGTTGGCTCAAGATCTCCGCTCCGGAG GTGGAGGAAAACATCTTTAAGTTCGCGAAGAAAGGGCTCACGCCGTCGCAGATCGGCGTCATCCTCCGTGACTCCCACGGCATCCCGCAGGTGAAGAGCGTCACCGGTAACAAGATTCTCAGGATCCTCAAGGCTCATG GGCTTGCGCCGGAGATCCCGGAGGATCTGTACCACCTGATCAAGAAGGCAGTGGCCATCAGGAAGCACCTGGAGAGGAACAGGAAGGATAAGGATTCCAAATTCCGGCTGATCCTCGTGGAGAGCAGGATCCACCGTCTCGCCCGCTACTACAAGAGGACCAAGAAGCTCCCTCCGGTTTGGAAGTA tGAGTCTACCACAGCCAGCACTCTCGTCGCGTAG
- the LOC109715474 gene encoding DNA repair protein RAD51 homolog 3 isoform X2 yields MEIANLPISASQRSKLLSAGYATLSSLSSLSPSHLARDLNIELQEALEILKVVSDAADRSKSTDGHHQALKGVQTAWDMLSEEQMQQHITTGCEDLDHILRGGIHCGEVTEVGGVPGIGKTQLGIQLAVNVQIPVEYGGHGGQAVYIDTEGSFMVERAHQIAEGCINGILDNFTDHDRKILACQEWMQPNSFLSNIFYFRICSYTEQIAVTNYLEKFLKEHKDDFDDLACRTRILSGMSLKLMKLAKTNNLAVVLLNQVTTKYTEGSFHLTLALGDSWSHSCTNRIILYWNANERYAYIDKSPSLPSASAPYSVTSKGIRNSTSHCKRVRMM; encoded by the exons atggagatCGCGAATCTCCCCATCTCCGCGTCGCAGCGTTCGAAGCTCCTCTCGGCGGGATACgccaccctctcctctctctcctccctctccccttCTCACCTCGCCCGAg ATCTGAATATAGAGCTTCAGGAAGCACTGGAGATTCTGAAGGTTGTGTCAGACGCCGCCGACAGAAGTAAAAGCACAGATGGCCATCATCAAGCTCTTAAGG GAGTTCAGACTGCTTGGGACATGCTATCAGAGGAGCAAATGCAGCAACACATCACTACTGGTTGTGAAGATCTTGACCACATACTCCGCGGAGGAATACATTGCGGAGAAGTTACTGAAGTTG GTGGTGTTCCGGGAATTGGTAAAACACAATTAGG GATCCAGCTTGCAGTCAATGTTCAGATTCCAGTTGAATATGGTGGTCATGGTGGGCAAGCAGTTTATATAG ATACCGAAGGCAGCTTTATGGTAGAACGTGCTCACCAAATCGCGGAAGGATGCATCAATGGGATACTAGATAATTTCACAGATCATGATAGAAAGATTTTGGCTTGCCAGGAATGGATGCAACCGAACAGTTTCCTATCTAACATCTTTTACTTCCGCATATGCAGTTACACTGAGCAAATTGCTGTGACAAACTACTTAGAGAAGTTTCTCAAAGAGCATAAAGAT GATTTTGATGATTTAGCCTGTAGGACGAGGATACTCAGTGGGATGTCTCTGAAATTGATGAAGCTTGCGAAAACAAATAACTTGGCG GTTGTTTTGTTGAACCAAGTAACAACAAAGTATACAGAAGGCTCATTCCACCTAACTCTTGCTCTTG GTGATAGTTGGTCGCACTCATGCACAAACCGCATCATTCTGTATTGGAACGCAAACGAGCGTTACGCATACATCGACAAGTCTCCGTCTCTCCCCTCGGCCTCGGCTCCTTACTCTGTGACGAGCAAAGGGATTCGGAACTCTACTTCGCATTGCAAGCGTGTTAGAATGATGTAA
- the LOC109715283 gene encoding UDP-glucuronate 4-epimerase 3-like codes for MSHLDAAGGAAGAAAEAAAASSSPLLGGGAGAKYKADKPLHYHHYHHHHHHRYHHSHSPFLSRLAFWSFFALALFLALFLLSPTPNPNPNPNPNPSTAPVSSAAWGGAAWEKRVRASARGRRRPGGMAVLVTGAAGFVGSHAAAALRRRGDGVLGLDSFNDYYEPSLKRARAALLLSRSGVFVVDGDLNDGPLLRKLLDVAPFSHVLHLAAQAGVRRALSDPGSYVASNVAGLVSLLETLKDADPPPALVWASSSSVYGLNSRTPFSESDRTDRPASLYAATKKAGEEIAHAYNHIYGLSVTALCFFTVNGPCGRPDMAYFSFTRDILRGRPINFFEGPNHAPVARDFTYVDDVVAGCLAALDTAAPSSKKRRGPGPPVRVYNLGNTRPVPVADLVTALEKLLKVKALRKVVKMPRNGDVPFTHANITLAQRDLGYRPTTDLHAGLKRFVRWYLDYYASPSNKGGNKGGSGSGSSSSSSS; via the coding sequence ATGTCGCACCTCGACGCCGCCGGCGGTGCCGCCGGCgctgcggcggaggcggcggcggcgtcgtcgtcgcctCTCCTcggaggcggcgccggcgcGAAGTACAAGGCCGATAAGCCCCTCCATTaccaccactaccaccaccaccaccaccaccgctaCCACCATTCCCATTCCCCCTTCCTCTCCAGGCTCGCCTTTTGGAGCttcttcgccctcgccctcttcctcgccctcttcctcctctcccccacccctaaccctaaccctaaccctaaccctaaccctagtacCGCTCCGGTGTCGTCGGCGGCGTGGGGAGGGGCGGCGTGGGAGAAGAGGGTGCGGGCGTCGGcgcgggggcggcggaggccgGGGGGGATGGCGGTGCTGGTGACGGGGGCGGCGGGGTTCGTGGGGTcgcacgcggcggcggcgctccggCGCCGCGGGGACGGCGTGCTGGGGCTGGACTCGTTCAACGACTACTACGAGCCGTCGCTGAAGCGCGCGCGCGCGGCGCTGCTCCTCTCCCGCTCCGGCGTGTTCGTCGTCGACGGCGACCTCAACGACGGCCCGCTCCTCCGCAAGCTCCTCGACGTCGCCCCCTTCTCCCACGTCCTCCACCTCGCCGCCCAGGCCGGGGTCCGCCGCGCCCTCTCCGACCCCGGCTCCTACGTCGCCTCCAACGTCGCCGGCCTCGTCTCCCTCCTCGAAACCCTAAAGGACGCCGACCCTCCCCCCGCCCTCGTCtgggcctcctcctcctccgtctaCGGCCTCAACTCCCGCACCCCCTTCTCCGAATCCGATCGCACCGATCGCCCCGCCTCCCTCTACGCCGCCACCAAGAAGGCCGGCGAGGAGATCGCCCACGCCTACAACCACATCTACGGCCTCTCCGTCACCGCCCTCTGCTTCTTCACCGTCAACGGCCCCTGTGGCCGCCCCGACATGGCCTACTTCTCCTTCACCCGCGACATCCTCCGTGGCCGCCCCATTAACTTCTTCGAAGGCCCCAACCACGCCCCCGTTGCCCGCGACTTCACCTACGTCGACGACGTCGTCGCCGGCTGCCTCGCCGCGCTCGACACCGCCGCCCCCTCCTCCAAGAAGAGGCGCGGCCCCGGCCCCCCCGTCCGGGTCTACAATCTCGGCAACACCCGCCCCGTCCCCGTCGCCGACCTCGTCACCGCGCTCGAGAAGCTGCTCAAGGTCAAGGCCCTGCGGAAGGTGGTCAAGATGCCGCGCAACGGCGACGTGCCCTTCACGCACGCCAACATCACCCTCGCGCAGAGGGACCTCGGATATCGGCCCACCACCGACCTCCACGCGGGCCTCAAGCGCTTCGTCCGCTGGTACCTCGACTACTACGCCTCACCGAGTAACAAGGGAGGCAATAaaggcggcagcggcagcggcagcagcagcagcagcagcagctag